The genomic interval AACTCGATCCAAGAGGTCCGGGGGCCGGGAACGTCAACTGTCACGGCTCCCGGTGCCATCCACTCCCGGCAATGACGAGTGCCATTGGCACGCGTCAATCAGTGACAAATAGCTCCGGCAGCAACAGTTACCGGCCAGTATAAAATCACGCAGCTGACTACAACCTCACCGTCACGGTTGAGGAGGCGGCTCCGAGGAGTTCGCGGACCAACTTCCGCCGCCGGGCCAGGTACTCCTCGGAGGAAATTACGGGAGGAAATTACGGGAAGGAAAAATTACGGGGACACCATTGGGAAATTACGGGGACACCATACTGAATTACTGAGTTTTTAGTCTGCTGTTTTTCTTTTCCGAGGCCCCTTGGGACCCGGCTTACGGGGTCGCAGATTCAGCCCTAATGTTTTCTCAAGGGCAGCGAGAAATCCCTCATTCCCCAAGGGGCGCCCCGTTCTCTCGTGTTGCCCGAATACTTCGGCTTCCTCTGAAGAGATGGCCTTGGAAAGATATTCCCTCCAATTACCGAACATCTCTAACAACGGTCTGGCACGAAGCAATACGTCGTCGCGCCCATCCATATGCGCTCTGGCACTACTCCAACGATACTGCCACGGCTCCTTTACTAACCCCGCACGTACAGGGTTGAGTTCTATGTAGCGTGCACCAACCCAAAGATGGGCTTCATCCATTGGAAACGAAGAGAAACGTCCCTGCCACAGGTGACCGCTCCAGCCTTCCCGTGAGTTTACCCGGCGCGTGTAGCGGCGGTGGGCTTCTCCAATGGCGCCAGTCAGAGCTTCTTTCGATGGCGGCACAGCAATCAAGTGTACATGATTGGGCATCAAACAATAGGCCCAGATTTCCACTTCCCAAAGGGAACACCACTGCGCCATCAACTCAAGGTACTCCAGATAGTCCTCATTGCAGAAGAATGTCTGGAGGCGGCGGTTACCGCGTTGTGTGACGTGGTGAGGCACGTAGGGTGCCACCACGCGTGCTATTCTTGCCATATTTATCTTATAACACAAACATTTGGTAGAAAGCAATAATTCAGTATGGTGTCCCCTTAATTCTTCCAATAATTCAGTATGGTGTCCCCTTAATTCTTCCAATAATTCAGTATGGTGTCCCCTTAATTCTTCGTCCTTAATTCTTCCCCTTAATTCTTCAGAATTCTTCAGGTATGTCCCCTTAATTCAGGTGGGGAATTTCAATTTGCCGTTGACAATCCCGCAGCCGCGGTGATCAGGGCTGCACCCGGGCGATGCGCAAGGTATCCATCCTGACATTGCCGTACTTGTGCCCCCGGGCGTCCTGGATGTTGAAGTACTCCTTCTTGTATGCTATCCCGTTGGTTGAGCACTGACTGGACCAGTGATGCAGCCCGATAATGTGGCCGCTGCTGTCCCGGAGCCATTCGATGAACACCACGGTATGCCCGGTGTTATTTTCCCTGCCGAATTGCATGAAATCACCCGGCCGTGCCTCTTCAAGATCGGCGATCCCCATGCCCAGGCCGTACTTCTCTACCGCGGCCACAATGTGGTGACCGGCCTGAGCGCCGCCGGCCATATACCAGCGCAGCAGAAAATCAAACAGTTCGTCAAAGGTCATCCCGTTGAAATCCCCCGGGTCGAGCCCCAGGTCAATGTTCCGCTGCTGCATGGCCTTGAAGAAAACCTCGAAGGTGATGCCCGTACAATGACTGGCCCTGTTCCCGCTGGGATGGGCCCGGGCCAGCACCCAGCCCTTATATTCCAGAGTGGTGGTCACCCCGTTGTAGTTCTGATAGTCGGTGTTGAACAGGTAAGGATAATCCCGGCCTTGATAGGTGTTGACGATATCCAGAACATAGGTGTTGAAGGACTGTATGGAGAGGTCTTTAAGGGGCACGGATTCCGGTGGCGGCGGCTGGGGCTGCGGTTGCGGCGCCGGCGCCGGCTGCGGCTGCTGGATCCGGGGTTTCTCGGCCTCAGCCGGGTGCCCGCTTTCGGCTTGAGCCTGCTCAGTCTCCGCCGGGGCTTCCTCGACAATAAACGCTTCTTTTCCCAGCGCCTCCGCGGAACCGCTGTCTGTGGTCTCATCGCCGCTCCTCCGGTCACCGGCGACCACAGATGCGGCATCCTGAGCCACGGTACCGCCGCCAACGTCCGGCGGAACCGCCTGCGCAGCATATACCCAGATGGTGATCATCACCGCCAAGGCCGTAACCACGATCTTGCCGCAGTGCGTTTTCCAGAACATGCTAAGATACCCCGCCGCTGCCAAGTTGCTTAAGGAAAACCACTGCAGTAAAAATTATCGTAGATGACCAGAATTCCTCTTGGTAAATCCATACAGCAAAGTAGGTTGGAAGAACGGGAAATGGAAAAAACGAAGCCAGGCCCGCTTCACTGTTTTCCACCTCTGGGCAAAGCGTTCGCGGTTTCTTCCCGGGGTGGGTCAAGAATTACCCCGTCGCACCACTGAACACCGCCAGCCCGGCCGGAAGGACAAAGCATGTCCATTACGACGTGCTTGCCGTTAAAGGCTTCAGGATTTCCACGAACAGCCGCACCAGTTCCGGGTCGAACTGCGAGCCGGTGCACCTCTCAAGTTCGGTAACCGCTTCTCTGTGCGACATCGCCTTCCGGTAGGGGCGGTCGTTGGTCATGGAGTCATAGGCGTCGGCGACAGCCAGGATGCGGCATTCCAACGGGATTTCCTCGCCTTTCAATCCCAGGGGGTAGCCCTCCCCGTTCCATACCTCGTGGTGCTTCAGAATCAGGTCGGCAATGTGCACCAGGTCCGGGACCGAATGGGCGATGCGGTGACCGATCTCACAGTGCCGCTGCATTTCCGCCCTCTCCGCCGGGGAAAGGGGCCCCTTCTTGAATAAGATACGGTCCGGCACACCAACCTTGCCGATGTCGTGAAACTGGGCCAACAGGCGCAGGTCGTTTACCGTGCGCTCGGGCAGGCCAAGAGCCTGGGCCATGCGCAGGACCAAGTCTTGCATCCGTTCCCCGTGCCCCTCGGTAATGTGGTCCCTGGCTTCCAAGGTCTTCATCAATGTCTGGATGATCGCGCTGCGCGTACTCTGGCTGCGGTGCAGTTTATCCCGGTACATGTTGTTGTCGGCTTCCCGGAATAGGTTGTTTAAGTTGTCGGTATCGTCGTCACCCACCGCATAACCAACGGACAAACTCAAGGGAAGCTCCGGATGAAGCAGGTTGTGGCGCTCCACCGCCTCCCGGATCCGTTGGCAGGCACCCTGGACGACTGTCTTATCGCTCTCCGGCAGGACCACGGCGAATTCGTCTCCCCCCACCCGGGCCACCACGTCGCTCTTGCGGAAAGCCTGCTGCAAAACCCCGGCCGCCGCCCTGAGCAGCGCATCCCCGGCATCGTGGCCCAGACTGTCATTGACGAGCTTGAGTCCATCCACGTCACACACGACGAGGCCTACCGGCGCGAAGCGTCCGCCCTTCAGGCGCCGCATTTCCTCCTCGAAGTAAGCCCGGTTGTAGATTCCGGTCAGCGGGTCGTGCAGGCTCAGGTACCTGAGCCGCTCCTCCGCCTCCTTCCGTTCGCTCACATCGCGGATGGTTTCGATCGCCCCCGTCACATTCCCCTGGCCGTCAAACAGCGGCGACGCCTTCTCCCAGACGAAGGCCCCTTGGCCCCCGTAGACTGAAGGAACGAAACCCTCGGCATAGTAGGTGTTGCCTTTAATCTCAAAGCCCTGGTACTGCCACTCAATACCCTGGTCCCCCCCTATCACCAGGTCGATCAGCATGGGCCTCGGCCGCCCGTAAAAAGGTAAGGAGTAAGCATAGTCACCCTTACCGAGGATTTCGGCCTTCGAAATCCCCGTCATTTTCTCAGTGGCTAGGTTCCAAGCAATCACCCGCTTGTCGCGGTCGACGACAAACGTGGCGTCCGGCAAAAACTCGATAATGTCCTGCAACTGCTGGTGTGCAGTCTGGAGTTTCTCCGCCAGGCCGCGGTAGGACTCTTCACTGTCCTGCAATTGGCGGCCGGATTGCTCCAAGGCCGCCAGCATCCGGTTGATGGCGCCGGCCAGGTTTGACAGTTCGTCTTCTCCGGGGATAGCCAGGCGTACCGACAGGTCACCGGTCTTTCGAATCTCTTCAACCCCGGAGTTCAGGCGCTCCAACCGGGAAAGAACCAAGTTCTTCAAAAGGAGCATCGTGCTTATGATGATTACAAAACCGCCCGCCATGAGGAACCAGACAAAGAAGTTGATGGTGGCCAAACCCTGTTTGTAGATCGCCCGTGGACGGTCCACCTTCAGGACAAGCGCAGGTTCGCCGTGGATATCCTCGAGCAGCGCGTACCCCGCCACCGAATCCGCACTCACCGCCCGGGCGACAATTGGGGTTTGTTGCGACAAAAGACCGCGCGCCGCCTCGAAATCAGCCGGCGGCGTTGGGTCATCCAGGCGACTGGCGGAGAGATTCAGCTGTGTTACTTCAGACAAACGCGCTATTTCCAGATTGTCCAAATAACGGCCCCAAATCAGGGCTCCCTGGATCGGTCCCTGCCTTTCATTAGTCACGATGGGTCGCGAAGCAACCAATAGCGGTCCTTCCGGGAGAAGAACCAATCCACTGACACTGCTCTCCGGGTCGAAATGATCCAACAGGGGGCTGCCGTCCCCAAGGTGTGGCTCCAGGCTTCTCGGCAGCGGCATTTCCTCTCCGCTCTGCAGGTCAAAGGCCCGGCCGAACACAACCCGGCCGGGCGCATTGACGAAAAGCATTAAGTTCAACCGGAGATTATCAAATGTGGCATCCGGGATGTTTCGGCGCACATAATCCGGATCGCCGGTCATGATAAACGCGTAGGTCTCATCCCACGCGGCCCAATCACCCACCCCGTTACTCAGTTCATCCAGTTGACCGGCAATCAAACTCAGCGCCTGTTCGGTATAGTCGCGGGTCCTGTTCTCTTCCAAGTCCTCGTAGCTGTGCAGGAGTATATGGTGAGCGGCTGTATAAAGAATCACCAGTAAACCGAGGAGCATCGCCCCTATGAACATCAGGGTCTTCCTACGGAGTGTCAAGCACTCGCCCCCCGACCTTGGTTTCAACAGGATACCATACGACAAAATCTTCCCTATTTCCTCTTATCGTCCAAAAAGCTTGCTCGTCAACACCACACGAAAAAAAACCCGCATAAGGCTTAGAAGCCCCAAGGGAGCTTACGGGAGTACTTCGAAGAACATGGCAGGGGCTAATGAAAGCACGTCGGCAGAAACATTCATACTTGAAGTTGAGGCGGATAAATTGACACTGACAGCCTGGCGGATAATGCGGTTCTTTGTGTAGCGGGCTGCGCGAATCAATACCCGCACCCATTATTAATATAGTTAATGGTAACATTAAGAATCTTAAATTAGCCATTGACATCTTTGAGTTGACCGAATAGAATGGGCTCAAATCGAGCGTGCCGCCGATCCAAGTGCCGATCCAAAGACCGGTTCGGAGCACGATCTCAGGCCGTCCGAGGCCGGACCAAGAAGGGGGTGAATCAATGAAGTACCAGGCGCCGCACTGCTGCCCGGTCTGCAATCAAGAATTGGTCATCAGCAGCCTGGCGTGCAGGCATTGCCAGACGCGGCTTGAAGGCGGCTTCACCTCCTGCAAGTTCTGCAAATTGCCGGCCGAGCAGCAGGAATTCATCGAGGTGTTCATCAAGTGCCGCGGCAGCATCAAGGACGTGGAAAAAGAACTGGGCATCTCCTACCCCACGGTGCGCAACCGCCTGGACGGGTTGATCCAGGCGCTGGGCTACCGGGTCGACCGGCCGCCCGCCGAAAGGCCCGACCACGCCGCAGAAAAGACCCGCAAGCAGGAGATCCTTACGGCGCTGGAGGCGGG from Bacillota bacterium carries:
- a CDS encoding transposase, with the translated sequence MARIARVVAPYVPHHVTQRGNRRLQTFFCNEDYLEYLELMAQWCSLWEVEIWAYCLMPNHVHLIAVPPSKEALTGAIGEAHRRYTRRVNSREGWSGHLWQGRFSSFPMDEAHLWVGARYIELNPVRAGLVKEPWQYRWSSARAHMDGRDDVLLRARPLLEMFGNWREYLSKAISSEEAEVFGQHERTGRPLGNEGFLAALEKTLGLNLRPRKPGPKGPRKRKTAD
- a CDS encoding CHASE4 domain-containing protein: MTLRRKTLMFIGAMLLGLLVILYTAAHHILLHSYEDLEENRTRDYTEQALSLIAGQLDELSNGVGDWAAWDETYAFIMTGDPDYVRRNIPDATFDNLRLNLMLFVNAPGRVVFGRAFDLQSGEEMPLPRSLEPHLGDGSPLLDHFDPESSVSGLVLLPEGPLLVASRPIVTNERQGPIQGALIWGRYLDNLEIARLSEVTQLNLSASRLDDPTPPADFEAARGLLSQQTPIVARAVSADSVAGYALLEDIHGEPALVLKVDRPRAIYKQGLATINFFVWFLMAGGFVIIISTMLLLKNLVLSRLERLNSGVEEIRKTGDLSVRLAIPGEDELSNLAGAINRMLAALEQSGRQLQDSEESYRGLAEKLQTAHQQLQDIIEFLPDATFVVDRDKRVIAWNLATEKMTGISKAEILGKGDYAYSLPFYGRPRPMLIDLVIGGDQGIEWQYQGFEIKGNTYYAEGFVPSVYGGQGAFVWEKASPLFDGQGNVTGAIETIRDVSERKEAEERLRYLSLHDPLTGIYNRAYFEEEMRRLKGGRFAPVGLVVCDVDGLKLVNDSLGHDAGDALLRAAAGVLQQAFRKSDVVARVGGDEFAVVLPESDKTVVQGACQRIREAVERHNLLHPELPLSLSVGYAVGDDDTDNLNNLFREADNNMYRDKLHRSQSTRSAIIQTLMKTLEARDHITEGHGERMQDLVLRMAQALGLPERTVNDLRLLAQFHDIGKVGVPDRILFKKGPLSPAERAEMQRHCEIGHRIAHSVPDLVHIADLILKHHEVWNGEGYPLGLKGEEIPLECRILAVADAYDSMTNDRPYRKAMSHREAVTELERCTGSQFDPELVRLFVEILKPLTASTS
- a CDS encoding DUF2089 domain-containing protein encodes the protein MKYQAPHCCPVCNQELVISSLACRHCQTRLEGGFTSCKFCKLPAEQQEFIEVFIKCRGSIKDVEKELGISYPTVRNRLDGLIQALGYRVDRPPAERPDHAAEKTRKQEILTALEAGEITAQEAAKLLKKTAK